Proteins co-encoded in one Cinclus cinclus chromosome Z, bCinCin1.1, whole genome shotgun sequence genomic window:
- the LOC134056939 gene encoding serine/threonine-protein kinase PAK 3-like: MERVCAAVCTAFTVAYSGYFFTHLARHIARAWRESSPWVSGKGAFGVGSIGQLWSKLAPLPLAWRRHELQLPALKKPPVPKLERMLVSEGDPEAKYTELEIIGKGGFGTVCTAVETATGEEVAIKKISLLQVKSNELCVNEIQVMRDNKNANVVNYVDSYLLHEELWLVMEYLDGGSLHDVIREIQMAEGEIAAVSRECLQGLDFLHCKQVIHRDIKSHNILLGLDGSVKLADFGLAAQLTAEQSKRRSAVGTTYWMAPEIFTRKPYGPKVDIWSFGIVGMEMVEGAPPYLMETSRTARQLISTGGTPKLQKPRQQSAWLRDFLHCCLETDEDRRWSAQELLQHPFITSAKPTSSLTPLIMAAQQFMADRRF; the protein is encoded by the exons ATGGAGAGagtgtgtgctgcagtttgcacagCTTTTACCGTGGCTTATTCTGGCTACTTTTTCACCCACCTGGCAC GTCACATCGCCCGTGCCTGGAGAGAATCCAGCCCTTGGGTGAGTGGGAAAGGAGCCTTTGGCGTTGGTAGCATTGGACAGCTGTGGAGCAAGCT AGCTCCACTTCCTCTGGCCTGGCGCCGGCacgagctgcagctgccggctCTGAAGAAGCCTCCTGTCCCCAAGCTGGAAA GGATGCTGGTGAGCGAAGGAGATCCGGAGGCTAAATATACAGAACTGGAAATTATTGGCAAAGG gggTTTCGGCACTGTGTGCACAGCAGTGGAGACTGCCACAGGAGAAGAG gtggccataaagaaaatcagtctgTTGCAAGTGAAGAGCAACGAACTGTGCGTGAATGAAATCCAGGTCATGCGGGACAATAAGAACGCCAATGTGGTGAACTATGTAGACAG CTACCTGCTGCACGAGGAACTCTGGCTCGTGATGGAATACTTGGACGGAGGGTCTTTGCACGATGTCATTAGGGAGATCCAAATGGCAGAAGGAGAGATAGCAGCTGTCTCCCGCGAG tgcctgcaaggcctggatttCCTTCACTGCAAGCAAGTGATCCACCGAGACATCAAAAGCCACAACATTCTCCTGGGCTTGGATGGATCTGTCAAGCTGG ctgattttggcctcgcTGCTCAGCTCACGGCTGAGCAGAGCAAACGCAGATCGGCTGTCGGGACAACTTACTGGATGGCGCCTGAAATTTTCACCAGGAAGCCCTACGGCCCCAAAGTGGACATCTGGTCCTTTGGCATCGTGGGGATGGAGATGGTGGAAGGAGCTCCTCCTTACCTGATGGAAACCTCCCGCACG GCTCGACAGCTGATCAGCACCGGGGGCACCCCGAAGCTGCAGAAGCCCAGGCAGCAGTCGGCTTGGTTGCGAGactttctgcactgctgcctggagaCAGACGAGGACAGGCGCTGGTCTGCCCAGGAACTTCTGCAG CATCCGTTTATAACTTCAGCCAAGCCGACCTCCAGCCTGACGCCTCTGATCATGGCAGCGCAGCAGTTTATGGCTGACAGAAGATTCTAG